TCGGCTTCAAAATTTGATGGTAATTTCCATTTACGCTTGTAATAATCTGCATTTAAAACCGAAACAAAATAATCGAGATTGGGTTGCTCATTATTTAAGTTATACGTTTTCTTTAACTTGTTATACAAAGCATCATCAATACGTTTAGAGCGCTCATCACGTTGAACTTTTTGAACCAATTCCGTTTTAATATCTTTAAAATCTGCAACAGGCTTCTTGTTATATAGTTTAACAATGTGCCAACCGTACTGTGTTTTAAATGGTTTTGAAACCGTCCCAACTTCATCCAAACTAAAAGCAACTTCTTCAAATTTCACAGTGCTTAACTGACCTCCAGAAAAGGGAGGCATTAACCCACCTTTTGAAGCTGAACTTTTATCATCTGAAAACTGTTTTGCCAAAGCCTCAAAATCTTCACCTTGATTTATTTTTTTATAAATATCTTGAATTCTAGTTTCCGGGTTTTCGGCAGTAACATCACCTTCCTTATTAACCACCATAATATGTGCAACCGTGCGTTCGCCACGAGATTCACGCTTATCCTGCACATTAACAATATGGTATCCAAAACGCGTTCTAAAAGGTTGAGATGTTTCGCCTACTGCAGTATCAAAAGCAGCATTCTCAAAGGCGTAAACCATTTTAAACCCATTAAACCAACCTAATTGTTCTGCAATTACTGCTTTGCCATCGGCTGTTTGCGTCATTACATTTTCAAAACCCTCATTTAAAGTAGTTTCGCGCAATTTGGTGATTTTATTAAAGGCAGCTAAAGTATCTATTGGAGAAGCATCTTCAGATAATAAAACTAAAATATGCTGTGCTTTTACATCATTAGAAATACGATGGTAAGCCTCTTCAACTAAAGCTTCGGTAACCGTATTATCGGTCATGAAATTTTTGGCTAATTGTTTTCGGTAGGTTAATAGTTCGCGTTTATAACTTGCTTTTTTATCTAACCCGAGCGTTTTAGCTTCCTTTAACTTTAGCTTATAATTTGTAAAAAGTTCTAAATAAGCATTTACATCTTTTTGAGATTCATCTTGAACTAAATCTAAGTTCTTGTTGTAAACATTCATAAATTCAGATACATAAACTGGATCGCCACCAACCTCTAGTAACACCTCTTTATCCGCTGTTTGAGCATTCAATAAAAAACAAAAAAAGAACGGAATTTGAATAAAAAAATATTTAAACTTCATTTGAAAATATAAATTTTTAATAAAAACAAAAATAGTAATATAAAGCTATAAAGCAAGTTGCTTTAACAAACGTTTAAAAAACATAAATATTACACTTTTTGAAGTATATTTGAACCAGCAAACCACAACAATAAGCATGCACAAACTTAAACTTATCTGGGATTTTAGAGGGCCAAACGGGCAACGAACAGCAGAACACCATCTTATCCATTTAAAAGAATACATTGCCATAGAAAAACTAGACATTAGTATTACTGGTGTTGAAATTTTAAGCGAAATGCACACAATTGCATTTTTAGTTGTGGATGAGGCTGATATGAAACCTATTCGAGATGCGCTAAAACCACACCGAGGACAAGTTTATACAGCCTAAGTAAACCTTTTAATTATTGTAAAACCCTTTTGGATTAACATTCTCGTAATTATGGGTTAAAAACCTAAGCGTATTCTTTAAAATATCGCCCATGTTTTTACAGTTTTTAAACTCAATATCTTGTGTGTAATCGAATATTTTAGACTTTAATAAAGTAATATTCTCTTCGTTAGAGATGGTATCTTCATACATACAGGTTAGCAACTCTTCAATTCTATCTTTAAAACTTTTTAATCGTTTTACCAAAATAGAACGCTCTTCAATTTTGTATTGATCTATGGAGAATTTCTGAACGCGTTTAGTCACCAGTTCTACCATTTTAAAGTTCTCTTTAAAAAACTGAGGTCTGTATATATTTAGCTTCCCTTCGTAAGATTGCTGATCGAAATCTATAGCACGAATTTTATAAACTACGTGGTCAAAATCGTGTGTAGGCACAATAACGTAATTGTAAGATCGCATGTCTCCCAAAAGCCTAATCATGCAACGCTCATTAAACTTCACAAACTCTTTAGCAATTTGAGTTTTTTCAGAATTACTACATTTTGGTAAAAAGTTTTTTATAAACTCATCGCCGGGTATTCCTGCAATATGTTCTTCAATTAAAGTGTTTTCGTAAACCAGAAAATTCAAATTATACGGCGAAAGCATATGCTCTAACTCTAAACCATAAACACGAGAAGCATCGGCCGTTTTAATATAGAAATAAGTGTAATTATCGTTTAAAACATTACGGATTTTTATACGGAAAGGTTTAGAGTTTCCGAAGGTGCAAAAATCTATAGCATCAACACTTAGGAATTGAAAAATATTCTCATTTCCATCAGAATGCAGAATGGTATATACTTTTTTTAGAGATTGATCAATTTCTTGACGCTCAAACTCATTATAATATACCCGAATCCATAGCGTATCATTATCATCTTTATCATAAACCACTATCGAGCCTTGAAAACGTAACAAATCATCATAAAAAATTGGAATTTTTGTATTTCTATTATATTCCAAAAGATAATTATGTAATTTTTCAGTAATCGGAAACGATGGTTTCCTCTTCGATATTTTTAAATCTTCCATAGCATGTAAATATATCTAAAAATAAAATATTTTCGGCTAATTAAAATAATCTACTCACTTTATTATTCATTCATATTAAAAATGACTAAAATTAATAATGATAATGCTATTCCTTATATATTAATCTTTTATTCCTTTTCTTGTAACAAATTAGAAAACGGGTCGTCGTACTAAAAAACTAACACATGCCAGCGCTTTAAAATGCAGGCTTTAAAAACTACATAGTTTGGAATCTATATTAACCATCAAGAATCTCACCAAAAAATTCGGTTATTTAACAGCCGTTAAAGATTTATCTTTCACCATTAACAAAGGCAATGTTTATGGCATTTTAGGGCCAAATGGCAGTGGAAAATCAA
The window above is part of the Algibacter sp. L3A6 genome. Proteins encoded here:
- a CDS encoding peptidylprolyl isomerase, which gives rise to MKFKYFFIQIPFFFCFLLNAQTADKEVLLEVGGDPVYVSEFMNVYNKNLDLVQDESQKDVNAYLELFTNYKLKLKEAKTLGLDKKASYKRELLTYRKQLAKNFMTDNTVTEALVEEAYHRISNDVKAQHILVLLSEDASPIDTLAAFNKITKLRETTLNEGFENVMTQTADGKAVIAEQLGWFNGFKMVYAFENAAFDTAVGETSQPFRTRFGYHIVNVQDKRESRGERTVAHIMVVNKEGDVTAENPETRIQDIYKKINQGEDFEALAKQFSDDKSSASKGGLMPPFSGGQLSTVKFEEVAFSLDEVGTVSKPFKTQYGWHIVKLYNKKPVADFKDIKTELVQKVQRDERSKRIDDALYNKLKKTYNLNNEQPNLDYFVSVLNADYYKRKWKLPSNFEADNILFTIGETNYTYKDFGNHLVKTQRILSERTPFNYIVSGKYTEFFNKSLVEYHEAHLEEVNSEFANVVNEYRDGLLLFDLMENTIWNASKTDSLDIQEFYNSNKKKYILPERIDAVVASSTKQKTLKKVSKLLEENMSLDRIKNLVNSNDSVEVIFTSGIMDAEHQALPKGFKFKKGMSKIFRHNDAFEVVQVKDILPETEKTLEEAKGTVISDYQNEKEAKWVKSLADKYKVVVNKDILKKVKSEIEK